The Micromonospora sp. NBC_00421 genome contains a region encoding:
- a CDS encoding ABC transporter permease: protein MVRFLVKRLFSATLTLFAVSVLSFLMFFALPRDPVTGMCPKNCNPERLERVRQELGLRDPLISQYAGYMKGIVTGRDLGSAQGGRCDAPCLGWSYVSNEAVSDTIARVLPVTLSIVVPAAVLWLLLGVGLGMVSALRRGTWLDRAAIGFSLAGASLQLYFVGAVLLLVFVYTLRWLPVPSYTPLRDDPVRWAGGLVLAWLALAFLYSAIYARLSRAQMLETLSEDFVRTARAKGLAKPTVYGRHALRAAITPVVTIAGLDVGGALGGTVITETTFGLNGMGRTAVDAVRAGDLPTIMATVLIAAVFVVLANVLVDLLYAAIDPRVRLR from the coding sequence TGCCCCGGGATCCGGTCACCGGCATGTGCCCGAAGAACTGCAACCCGGAACGGCTGGAGCGGGTCCGCCAGGAGCTGGGGCTACGCGACCCGCTGATCAGCCAGTACGCCGGCTACATGAAGGGCATCGTGACCGGCCGGGATCTCGGCAGCGCCCAGGGCGGCCGGTGCGACGCGCCCTGCCTGGGCTGGTCGTACGTGTCCAACGAGGCGGTCTCGGACACCATCGCCCGGGTGCTGCCGGTGACCCTGAGCATCGTCGTCCCGGCGGCGGTGCTCTGGCTGCTGCTCGGGGTCGGCCTGGGGATGGTCTCGGCGCTGCGCCGGGGCACCTGGCTGGACCGGGCAGCGATCGGCTTCTCGCTGGCCGGGGCGTCGTTGCAGCTCTACTTCGTGGGGGCGGTGCTGCTGCTGGTCTTCGTCTACACGCTGCGCTGGCTGCCGGTGCCGAGCTACACGCCGCTGCGGGACGACCCGGTGCGCTGGGCCGGCGGGCTGGTGCTGGCCTGGCTGGCGCTGGCGTTCCTCTACTCGGCGATCTACGCCCGGCTGTCCCGGGCGCAGATGCTGGAGACGCTGTCGGAGGACTTCGTCCGCACCGCGCGGGCCAAGGGCCTGGCCAAACCCACTGTGTACGGCCGGCACGCGCTGCGCGCGGCGATCACCCCGGTGGTGACCATCGCCGGGCTGGACGTCGGCGGCGCGCTGGGCGGCACGGTGATCACCGAGACCACCTTCGGTCTCAACGGCATGGGGCGGACGGCGGTCGACGCGGTCCGCGCCGGTGACCTGCCCACCATCATGGCGACCGTGCTGATCGCCGCGGTCTTCGTGGTGCTGGCGAACGTGCTGGTGGACCTGCTGTACGCGGCGATCGACCCCCGGGTACGGCTGCGCTGA
- a CDS encoding ABC transporter substrate-binding protein translates to MRPRAAAAAGGAIALVVALGACSENTGEGTTVDTERQQTGVIATDPKDSQGPAAEVAGAAKGGTFTVIRETPISHLDPQRTYSFAGLMANPLFARYLTTWKDDGKGGLVLVGDLAQTPGNNVNSDCRVWEFTIKDGVKFEDGSPITAKEIAYGIARSFDPDLTGGPTYLQEWLADSPQYDTKWDFKKNRTSLPPGLTTPDAKTLRFEFAKPRCDLPFAVSLPTTAPLRPDQDTGVNLDQRPFSSGPYKIAKNQAGVQLTLDRNPHWDATTDPVRHQYPEQFVWTFGPTRDAAVNRVIADNGTDQSALAWDYVPASLVARVAQDQALKARSILSPTPSANQLVINNQRVTDLKVRQALNYAIDRDGLVKALGGQTVAQPMTTLMPPSTIGYQAYDAYPAGANGDIDKAKELLGGKTPELVLGVADNTNEQQMGTQLKGNLERAGFKITLRNIPDDAKLDEIKKKNNPWDLYIGNWAADWPSGASILPVLYDGRTIKAEGNSNQAYFNDPAVNAEIDRIQALSPADQGPEWGKLDRRIMTEYAPVVPLFVDVAYTVHGSKVGGVFISSVFGYPSFVNAHVRQ, encoded by the coding sequence ATGCGACCACGCGCAGCAGCCGCCGCAGGCGGGGCGATCGCCCTGGTGGTGGCGTTGGGGGCCTGCTCGGAGAACACCGGCGAGGGCACCACCGTGGACACCGAACGGCAGCAGACCGGGGTGATCGCCACCGACCCGAAGGACTCGCAGGGCCCGGCGGCGGAGGTGGCCGGGGCGGCCAAGGGTGGCACCTTCACCGTCATCCGGGAAACGCCCATCTCCCACCTGGACCCCCAGCGGACGTACTCCTTCGCCGGGCTGATGGCCAACCCGCTCTTCGCCCGCTACCTGACCACCTGGAAGGACGACGGCAAGGGTGGTCTGGTCCTGGTCGGCGACCTGGCGCAGACCCCCGGTAACAACGTGAACAGCGACTGCCGGGTCTGGGAGTTCACCATCAAGGACGGGGTGAAGTTCGAGGACGGCAGCCCGATCACCGCGAAGGAGATCGCGTACGGCATCGCCCGCTCCTTCGACCCCGACCTGACCGGCGGCCCCACCTACCTCCAGGAGTGGCTGGCCGACAGCCCGCAGTACGACACGAAGTGGGACTTCAAGAAGAACAGGACGTCGCTGCCGCCGGGGCTGACCACCCCGGACGCGAAGACGCTGCGGTTCGAGTTCGCCAAGCCCCGCTGTGACCTGCCGTTCGCGGTCTCGCTGCCGACCACCGCGCCGTTGCGGCCCGACCAGGACACCGGCGTCAACCTGGACCAGCGGCCGTTCTCCTCCGGGCCGTACAAGATCGCCAAGAACCAGGCAGGCGTGCAGCTCACCCTGGACCGCAACCCGCACTGGGACGCCACGACCGACCCGGTCCGCCACCAGTACCCGGAGCAGTTCGTCTGGACCTTCGGGCCGACGCGCGACGCGGCCGTCAACCGGGTGATCGCCGACAACGGCACCGACCAGAGCGCGCTGGCCTGGGACTACGTACCAGCCTCGCTTGTCGCCCGGGTCGCCCAGGACCAGGCGCTCAAGGCGCGCAGCATCCTGTCGCCGACGCCGAGCGCAAACCAACTGGTCATCAACAACCAGCGGGTCACCGACCTCAAGGTCCGCCAGGCACTCAACTACGCCATCGACCGGGACGGCCTGGTCAAGGCGCTCGGCGGGCAGACCGTCGCCCAGCCGATGACCACGCTGATGCCGCCGTCCACCATCGGCTACCAGGCGTACGACGCCTATCCGGCGGGTGCCAACGGCGACATCGACAAGGCCAAGGAACTGCTCGGCGGGAAGACCCCGGAGCTGGTCCTCGGTGTCGCCGACAACACCAACGAACAGCAGATGGGCACCCAGCTCAAGGGCAACCTGGAACGGGCCGGTTTCAAGATCACCCTGCGGAACATCCCGGACGACGCGAAGCTCGACGAGATCAAGAAGAAGAACAACCCGTGGGACCTCTACATCGGCAACTGGGCCGCCGACTGGCCCAGCGGCGCGTCGATCCTGCCGGTGCTCTACGACGGCCGCACCATCAAGGCCGAGGGCAACAGCAACCAGGCGTACTTCAACGACCCGGCGGTCAACGCCGAGATCGACCGGATCCAGGCCCTGTCCCCGGCCGACCAGGGGCCCGAGTGGGGCAAGCTCGACAGGCGGATCATGACGGAGTACGCCCCGGTGGTGCCGCTCTTCGTGGACGTGGCCTACACGGTGCACGGGTCCAAGGTCGGCGGGGTCTTCATCTCCAGCGTCTTCGGCTACCCGTCCTTCGTCAACGCCCACGTCAGGCAGTGA
- a CDS encoding helix-turn-helix domain-containing protein produces MAVPNITLRTVRTRMRMSQDDFARALQAAGHRVGEPNDANKRLVQRWEAGVIAAPRPFYARALEVVTGLPITLLGFAAMSDGGAVDDPHGGNGLASPMGDLATPTPRSAAVHGSHEGVWLSRYQYHSSSRGESFAGQHFVVVLQHGDRLTVRSLPGSAASSLSLDLSVDGAVVTGTWVEQTDPAGHYRGARYHGAIQLLVEPTGRRMAGKWVGFGKDMDVNTGPWELTFQDASTSKATLDRYNTPPE; encoded by the coding sequence ATGGCTGTCCCCAACATCACGCTGCGTACGGTCCGGACCAGGATGCGGATGAGCCAGGACGACTTCGCCCGTGCGCTCCAAGCCGCCGGCCACCGCGTCGGCGAGCCCAATGACGCCAACAAGCGACTCGTCCAACGCTGGGAGGCCGGGGTGATCGCCGCCCCTCGGCCTTTCTACGCCCGCGCGTTGGAGGTCGTCACCGGCCTGCCCATCACACTGCTCGGTTTCGCCGCGATGTCGGACGGCGGCGCGGTGGATGATCCCCACGGCGGCAACGGCCTCGCCTCGCCCATGGGCGACCTGGCCACCCCGACGCCCAGATCAGCCGCTGTGCACGGGTCCCACGAGGGGGTGTGGCTGAGCCGCTATCAATACCACTCCAGCAGCCGGGGCGAGTCCTTCGCCGGGCAGCACTTCGTGGTCGTGCTCCAGCACGGTGACCGGTTGACCGTGCGCAGCCTGCCCGGCTCGGCGGCATCGTCGCTGTCGCTGGATCTCAGCGTGGACGGTGCCGTCGTCACCGGCACCTGGGTGGAGCAGACCGACCCCGCCGGCCACTACCGGGGAGCCCGCTACCACGGTGCGATCCAACTGCTGGTGGAGCCGACCGGTCGACGGATGGCGGGGAAGTGGGTCGGGTTCGGCAAGGACATGGACGTCAACACCGGCCCCTGGGAGCTGACCTTCCAGGACGCTTCGACGTCCAAGGCGACGCTCGATCGCTATAACACCCCGCCCGAGTAG
- a CDS encoding S9 family peptidase: protein MDFPELAARTRRFSHGAPRAVSVADDGSRAVFLRSGGPEDPADALWALEAASGEERLIADPAVLLGGDADPVALAPGERALRERRRLSAAGIGSYALDGAGRVAVFALAGRLFRADLVHGDVIEVATVGPVIDPRPDPTGQRVAYVTDTADGVRRGELRVVDPDGTDSLLAGEDGGVTWGLAEHVAAEEFHRFRGYWWAPDGRMVLAARVDESRLPRWHLHDPAEPATPPTTVAYPRAGGPNAEVSLHLLDLDDGWVDAHWDRETYPYLASVDWADGNPLITVLRRSQQHGLVLAVDPRTGETQVHAELADPRWVEPIPGTPAHLPDGRVLVGGELAHDGYDARCLFADGTLLTPPSLYVRRVVGRLPTGPGPADLLVEASEGEPSQRHLYRVRTVIGGGVDTRRMSSAPGWHTAAVGGDTLVVGTASLDDAGTSWSVWRGDREVARLRSLAATPSSAPRPMLVRVTDRRLPSAVLYPTEHVKGTRLPVLLDVYGGPGHQEVVAARSAWLERQWWADSGFAVVTIDNRGTPGVAPSFEKAIHRRVADVILTDQVDALTALAGKHPDLDLDRVAIRGWSFGGWLAGLAVLRHPELFRCGIAGAPVTDWALYDTAYSERYLGLPDDGLDVYGHHSLVELAAEPLYPGEPARPLLLMHGMVDDNVVAAHTLRLSAALLSTGRPHAVLPLTGATHMAAGGLSERLLRLELDFLRTHLG from the coding sequence GTGGACTTTCCCGAGCTGGCCGCCCGTACCCGTCGGTTCAGCCACGGGGCACCGCGCGCCGTTTCCGTGGCCGACGACGGTTCCCGGGCGGTCTTCCTCCGCTCGGGCGGGCCGGAGGACCCGGCCGACGCGCTCTGGGCGCTGGAGGCCGCCTCCGGCGAGGAACGGCTGATCGCCGACCCGGCCGTGCTGCTCGGCGGGGACGCCGACCCGGTGGCGCTGGCCCCGGGCGAGCGGGCGCTGCGCGAGCGCCGCCGGCTCAGCGCCGCGGGCATCGGCTCGTACGCCCTGGACGGTGCGGGCCGGGTGGCCGTGTTCGCGCTGGCCGGCCGACTGTTCCGGGCCGATCTGGTGCACGGCGACGTGATCGAGGTGGCCACCGTCGGCCCGGTGATCGACCCGCGCCCCGACCCCACCGGGCAACGGGTGGCGTACGTGACCGACACCGCCGACGGGGTACGCCGGGGCGAGCTGCGGGTGGTCGACCCGGACGGCACCGACAGCCTGCTGGCCGGCGAGGACGGCGGGGTGACCTGGGGTCTCGCCGAGCACGTCGCGGCGGAGGAGTTCCACAGGTTCCGGGGTTACTGGTGGGCTCCGGACGGGCGGATGGTGCTCGCCGCCCGGGTCGACGAGTCCCGGCTGCCCCGCTGGCACCTGCACGACCCGGCCGAGCCGGCGACCCCGCCGACCACCGTCGCGTACCCCCGGGCGGGTGGCCCGAACGCGGAGGTCAGCCTGCACCTGCTCGACCTGGACGACGGCTGGGTGGACGCGCACTGGGACCGGGAGACCTACCCGTACCTGGCGTCGGTCGACTGGGCCGACGGCAACCCGCTGATCACGGTGCTGCGCCGGTCGCAGCAGCACGGCCTGGTGCTGGCGGTGGACCCGCGTACCGGGGAGACCCAGGTGCACGCCGAGCTGGCCGACCCGCGCTGGGTGGAGCCGATCCCGGGCACCCCGGCACACCTGCCCGACGGCCGGGTGCTGGTCGGCGGCGAGCTTGCCCACGACGGGTACGACGCCCGTTGCCTGTTCGCCGACGGCACCCTGCTCACCCCGCCCTCGCTGTACGTACGGCGGGTGGTGGGCCGGCTGCCCACCGGTCCCGGCCCGGCCGACCTGCTGGTGGAGGCGAGCGAGGGCGAACCGAGCCAGCGGCACCTCTACCGGGTCCGTACCGTGATCGGCGGCGGGGTGGACACCCGCCGGATGAGCAGCGCCCCGGGCTGGCACACGGCGGCGGTCGGCGGAGACACCCTGGTGGTCGGCACCGCCTCGCTGGACGACGCGGGGACGAGCTGGTCGGTGTGGCGCGGTGACCGGGAGGTGGCCCGACTGCGGTCGCTGGCGGCCACCCCGTCGTCCGCCCCCCGGCCGATGCTGGTCCGGGTGACCGACAGGCGGTTACCGTCGGCGGTGCTGTACCCGACCGAGCACGTCAAGGGCACCCGGCTGCCGGTGCTGCTGGACGTCTACGGTGGCCCCGGCCACCAGGAGGTGGTGGCCGCCCGGTCGGCCTGGCTGGAACGGCAGTGGTGGGCCGACTCCGGGTTCGCCGTGGTCACCATCGACAACCGGGGTACGCCGGGCGTCGCGCCGTCGTTCGAGAAGGCGATCCACCGGCGGGTGGCCGACGTGATCCTGACCGACCAGGTGGACGCGCTGACCGCGCTCGCCGGCAAGCATCCCGACCTGGACCTGGACCGGGTGGCGATCCGGGGTTGGTCGTTCGGCGGCTGGCTGGCCGGGCTGGCGGTGCTGCGGCACCCGGAGCTGTTCCGGTGCGGCATCGCCGGCGCCCCGGTCACCGACTGGGCGCTGTACGACACCGCGTACAGCGAGCGTTACCTTGGCCTGCCCGACGACGGCCTCGACGTGTACGGGCACCACTCGCTGGTGGAGCTGGCGGCGGAGCCGCTCTACCCCGGCGAGCCGGCCCGACCGCTGCTGCTGATGCACGGGATGGTCGACGACAACGTGGTGGCCGCGCACACCCTGCGGTTGTCGGCGGCGCTGCTGTCGACCGGCCGACCGCACGCGGTGTTGCCGTTGACCGGGGCCACCCACATGGCGGCCGGTGGGCTGTCCGAACGCCTGCTCCGCCTGGAACTCGACTTCCTCCGTACCCACCTGGGCTGA
- the mshB gene encoding N-acetyl-1-D-myo-inositol-2-amino-2-deoxy-alpha-D-glucopyranoside deacetylase — protein MTVVTTLPDRRLLLVHAHPDDESIGTGSTMAHYAAEGAHVTLVTCTLGEEGEIHVPELAQLAAAEADQLGGFRIGELTAACAALGVTDHRFLGGAGRYRDSGMMGMATNEHPRAFWRADLDEAAGQLLDVIREVRPQVLVTYDPDGFYGHPDHIQAHRVAMRAHELAGAEGIAPAKVYWTALPRSVLEAGMSHFTELSDNPFAGIDSPDDLPFGTPDDQIAARIDATDQHAAKEAAMRAHASQIPANSWLYAIAGNFGAEFMGVEYFTLAVGEQGPAGGPNGWENDLFAGIDTTAPTRAAAATAGLR, from the coding sequence GTGACCGTCGTGACGACGCTGCCCGACCGACGCCTGCTGCTGGTCCACGCGCATCCCGACGACGAGTCCATCGGCACCGGGTCGACGATGGCGCACTACGCCGCCGAGGGTGCCCACGTCACGTTGGTGACCTGCACCCTCGGCGAGGAGGGTGAGATCCACGTGCCGGAGCTGGCGCAGCTCGCCGCCGCCGAGGCCGACCAGCTCGGCGGCTTCCGGATCGGCGAACTGACCGCCGCCTGTGCCGCGCTCGGCGTCACCGACCACCGCTTCCTCGGCGGCGCGGGCCGCTACCGGGACTCGGGCATGATGGGGATGGCCACCAACGAGCACCCCCGGGCGTTCTGGCGGGCCGACCTCGACGAGGCCGCCGGTCAGCTGCTGGACGTCATCCGCGAGGTCCGTCCGCAGGTACTCGTCACGTACGACCCGGACGGCTTCTACGGGCACCCGGACCACATCCAGGCGCACCGGGTGGCGATGCGGGCGCACGAGCTGGCCGGCGCGGAGGGCATCGCCCCGGCCAAGGTCTACTGGACGGCGCTGCCGCGCAGCGTCCTGGAGGCCGGTATGAGCCACTTCACCGAGCTGTCGGACAACCCCTTCGCCGGCATCGACAGCCCCGACGACCTCCCCTTCGGCACTCCGGACGACCAGATCGCCGCCCGGATCGACGCCACCGACCAGCATGCCGCCAAGGAGGCGGCGATGCGGGCGCACGCCAGCCAGATCCCGGCCAACTCCTGGCTGTACGCGATCGCCGGCAACTTCGGCGCCGAGTTCATGGGCGTGGAGTACTTCACCCTGGCGGTGGGGGAGCAGGGGCCGGCCGGCGGCCCCAACGGCTGGGAGAACGACCTCTTCGCCGGCATCGACACCACCGCACCGACCCGGGCCGCCGCGGCGACGGCCGGACTCCGGTGA
- a CDS encoding GNAT family N-acetyltransferase, whose product MLRQQDVGHRIVVRRIVGIREGRPLFSDALGELVELNETHLTIATAQGRLRVPVAEVHRAKRVPPTRRPTATAVVELELAADEAWPAPVRGRLGDWLLRSADGWTGRANSALPVGDPDRPLPAAVDAIERWYAAHGQPAMVNTPLPLAVPVGAELDARGWSARPLTLVQTVPLATLRPPAPAVSPADDPPVVHADAPPATLATAPPVVLAAAPPEEWLAVAAGRKGGLPASARHILTAVDRVRFAQVYADGVLVATGRGTVTGQGRWLGLSLIEVAPQARRQGLAARVIRALADWGAAEGATLAFLQVEQRNTEAVALYRKLGFTTHHTYLTRVAPPT is encoded by the coding sequence GTGCTCCGACAGCAGGATGTGGGACACCGGATCGTGGTTCGCCGCATTGTGGGGATTCGTGAGGGCCGGCCCCTCTTCTCGGACGCCCTCGGCGAGCTCGTCGAGCTGAACGAGACCCATCTCACCATCGCCACCGCCCAGGGCCGGCTCCGGGTGCCGGTGGCCGAGGTGCACCGGGCCAAGCGGGTGCCGCCCACCCGGCGACCCACCGCCACCGCCGTGGTGGAGCTGGAACTCGCCGCGGACGAGGCCTGGCCCGCCCCGGTACGCGGGCGGCTCGGCGACTGGCTGCTGCGCTCCGCCGACGGCTGGACCGGCCGGGCCAACTCGGCGCTACCGGTCGGCGACCCGGACCGGCCCCTGCCGGCCGCCGTGGACGCGATCGAACGCTGGTACGCCGCGCACGGTCAGCCCGCGATGGTCAACACGCCGCTGCCGCTCGCCGTGCCGGTCGGCGCCGAACTGGACGCCCGGGGGTGGTCCGCCCGGCCATTGACCCTGGTCCAGACCGTCCCGCTGGCCACCCTGCGACCGCCCGCCCCCGCCGTCAGCCCGGCCGACGACCCGCCGGTCGTCCACGCCGACGCGCCGCCGGCCACCCTCGCCACCGCGCCGCCGGTCGTCCTCGCCGCCGCGCCGCCCGAGGAGTGGCTTGCGGTCGCCGCCGGCCGCAAGGGCGGCCTGCCGGCCTCCGCCCGACACATCCTCACCGCCGTGGACCGGGTCCGCTTCGCCCAGGTGTACGCCGACGGCGTCCTGGTGGCGACGGGTCGGGGCACGGTCACCGGGCAGGGCCGCTGGCTGGGGCTCAGCCTGATCGAGGTGGCCCCGCAGGCACGCCGGCAGGGGCTGGCCGCCCGGGTGATCCGGGCGCTGGCCGACTGGGGCGCGGCCGAGGGCGCGACGCTCGCCTTCCTCCAGGTGGAGCAGCGCAACACCGAGGCGGTGGCGCTCTACCGCAAGCTCGGCTTCACCACCCACCACACCTACCTGACCCGCGTCGCCCCTCCCACCTGA
- the fdxA gene encoding ferredoxin yields the protein MTYIIAEPCVDVLDKACIEECPVDCIYEGNRMLYIHPDECVDCGACEPVCPVEAIFYEDDVPEQWKDYTGANYEFFEDLGSPGGASKIGKVEKDATFVVGQPPRGEGS from the coding sequence GTGACCTACATCATCGCCGAGCCGTGCGTGGATGTGCTCGACAAGGCATGCATCGAGGAATGCCCGGTCGACTGCATCTACGAGGGCAATCGGATGCTCTACATCCACCCCGACGAGTGCGTCGACTGTGGTGCCTGTGAGCCGGTCTGCCCGGTCGAGGCGATCTTCTACGAGGACGACGTCCCGGAGCAGTGGAAGGACTACACCGGGGCCAACTACGAGTTCTTCGAGGACCTGGGCTCCCCGGGTGGCGCGTCGAAGATCGGCAAGGTGGAGAAGGACGCCACGTTCGTCGTCGGCCAGCCGCCGCGCGGCGAGGGCAGCTGA
- the dapC gene encoding succinyldiaminopimelate transaminase → MPEFTWDALDAAATLAAAHPDGLINLSMGTPVDPVPPVIRQALADASDAPGYPLTAGTPALREAIAGWVARACGAGVDGLGVLPTIGSKELVAWLPTLLGIGPGDVVVAPSVAYPTYEDGARLAGATVVRADSLTAVGPTSRVRLVWVNSPGNPTGRVLPATHLRKVVDWARERGAVVASDECYLPLGWTADAAPVSVLAPEVCGGSYDSVLAVHSLSKRSNLAGYRAGFVAGDPALVAELLKIRKHAGMIVPAPVQAAMVAALGDQAHADEQRERYRARRGALLAAFTGAGFTVEHSEAGLYLWLTRDEDCWDTVDWLARRGILVAAGAFYGPAGQRHVRVALTGSDAHVGAVAQRLAQP, encoded by the coding sequence TTGCCCGAGTTCACCTGGGACGCCCTGGACGCCGCGGCCACGCTGGCCGCGGCGCACCCGGACGGCCTGATCAACCTCTCCATGGGTACGCCTGTCGACCCGGTGCCCCCGGTGATCCGGCAGGCACTGGCTGACGCGTCCGACGCGCCGGGATATCCGCTGACCGCGGGTACCCCGGCGTTGCGGGAGGCCATCGCCGGTTGGGTCGCCCGCGCCTGCGGTGCCGGCGTCGACGGGCTCGGGGTGCTGCCGACGATCGGTTCCAAGGAACTGGTCGCCTGGCTGCCCACCCTGCTCGGGATCGGCCCCGGCGACGTGGTCGTGGCGCCGTCGGTCGCCTATCCGACATATGAGGACGGGGCCCGGCTGGCCGGTGCCACGGTCGTCCGCGCCGACTCGCTGACCGCGGTCGGCCCCACCTCCCGGGTACGCCTGGTCTGGGTCAACTCGCCCGGGAACCCGACCGGTCGGGTGCTGCCCGCCACCCACCTGCGCAAGGTGGTCGACTGGGCCCGGGAGCGCGGCGCCGTGGTGGCCAGCGACGAGTGCTACCTGCCGCTGGGCTGGACGGCCGACGCCGCGCCGGTGTCGGTGCTCGCGCCGGAGGTCTGCGGCGGGTCGTACGACTCGGTGTTGGCGGTGCACTCGCTGTCCAAGCGGTCCAACCTGGCCGGCTACCGGGCCGGGTTCGTCGCCGGCGACCCGGCGCTGGTGGCCGAGCTGCTGAAGATCCGCAAGCACGCCGGCATGATCGTCCCGGCCCCGGTGCAGGCGGCGATGGTGGCCGCGCTCGGCGACCAGGCGCACGCCGACGAGCAGCGGGAACGCTACCGGGCCCGGCGGGGGGCGCTGCTCGCCGCGTTCACCGGCGCGGGGTTCACGGTCGAGCACTCCGAGGCGGGCCTCTACCTCTGGCTCACCCGCGACGAGGACTGCTGGGACACCGTCGACTGGTTGGCCCGGCGGGGCATCCTGGTGGCCGCCGGGGCCTTCTACGGTCCGGCCGGGCAGCGACACGTCCGGGTGGCGCTGACCGGTTCCGACGCGCACGTCGGGGCGGTCGCGCAGCGGCTCGCCCAGCCGTAG
- a CDS encoding prephenate dehydrogenase: MGDDVGRPRIAVVGTGLIGGSILLRLHEAGTRVVGWDPDPATRAEGRRRGLTFPDELADAVRDRDVVFLGGPLTSLPATLLTVAGLTDDRCVVTDVGSTKAAVAEFAGAHGLTGRFVPGHPMAGTERAGLTAALAGLFVDAAWVLCPSVDGLGPFRSLVGLVVDVFHAHVVPMSPGVHDSVVALSSHVPHLLAGSLAGAAADSVVRDAVVRLAAGSFRDGTRVATTPARRTADMLLANREQVLRQLAEVRAALDGLAEAVRADDLPTLVARYERARTVRLAGPDRARPVRRKFDLDGDPAEELAFVRSVGEAGGHLTGCTVAGGTVTYTGLRPADAPA; this comes from the coding sequence GTGGGTGACGACGTCGGCCGGCCCCGGATCGCCGTGGTGGGCACCGGCCTGATCGGCGGTTCGATCCTGCTGCGGCTGCACGAGGCCGGCACGCGGGTGGTCGGTTGGGACCCGGACCCGGCGACCCGGGCCGAGGGCCGCCGTCGGGGTCTGACCTTCCCCGACGAGTTGGCCGACGCGGTGCGGGACCGGGACGTGGTCTTCCTCGGTGGACCGCTGACCAGCCTGCCGGCGACCCTGCTCACCGTGGCGGGGCTGACCGACGACAGGTGTGTCGTCACCGACGTGGGCAGCACCAAGGCTGCCGTCGCCGAGTTCGCCGGGGCGCACGGGTTGACCGGCCGGTTCGTCCCCGGGCACCCGATGGCCGGCACCGAGCGGGCCGGTCTCACCGCCGCGCTGGCCGGGCTCTTCGTCGACGCCGCCTGGGTGCTCTGCCCGAGCGTCGACGGGTTGGGCCCGTTCCGGTCACTGGTCGGGCTCGTCGTCGACGTCTTCCACGCGCACGTCGTACCGATGTCGCCGGGGGTGCACGACTCGGTCGTCGCGCTCTCCTCGCACGTACCGCACCTGTTGGCCGGCAGTCTGGCCGGGGCCGCCGCCGACTCGGTGGTGCGTGACGCGGTGGTCAGGCTCGCGGCGGGCAGCTTCCGCGACGGGACCCGGGTCGCGACGACCCCGGCGCGGCGCACCGCCGACATGCTGCTGGCCAACCGGGAGCAGGTGCTCCGGCAGTTGGCCGAGGTGCGGGCCGCGCTCGACGGGCTGGCCGAGGCGGTCCGCGCCGACGACCTGCCCACGCTGGTGGCCCGGTACGAGCGGGCCCGGACGGTACGCCTGGCCGGGCCGGACCGCGCGCGACCCGTCCGCCGGAAGTTCGACCTCGACGGCGACCCCGCCGAGGAGTTGGCGTTCGTCCGGTCGGTCGGCGAGGCCGGTGGGCATCTCACCGGCTGCACGGTGGCGGGGGGGACGGTGACGTACACCGGGCTGCGGCCCGCCGACGCCCCGGCCTGA
- a CDS encoding SIMPL domain-containing protein — MADGPVVAVRGEAYREVAPELARFEVTATARERDRQAALTRLAERAAAVRVLLDEHEPAVDRREAGELRVRPETNRSGERVVGYLGSVSTTVTVTDFGSLAELMLRLAELDHVEVAGPWWSLRPDSPVHREARHAAITDALRRAREYAEALGARVTALLELADTDEGFGGGGAMYARQARQGGPPELELDPRPQSVHAVVRARFTISEPVLT; from the coding sequence GTGGCGGACGGACCGGTGGTGGCGGTACGCGGTGAGGCGTACCGGGAGGTGGCTCCCGAGCTGGCCCGCTTCGAGGTGACCGCGACGGCCCGGGAACGCGACCGCCAGGCCGCCCTGACCCGGCTCGCCGAGCGGGCCGCCGCCGTCCGGGTGCTGCTCGACGAGCACGAGCCGGCGGTGGACCGGCGGGAGGCCGGGGAGCTGCGGGTACGTCCCGAGACGAACCGGTCCGGTGAGCGGGTCGTCGGCTATCTGGGCAGCGTCTCGACCACCGTCACCGTCACCGACTTCGGCTCCCTCGCCGAGTTGATGCTGCGGCTGGCCGAGCTGGACCACGTCGAGGTGGCCGGCCCCTGGTGGTCGCTGCGCCCGGACAGCCCGGTCCACCGGGAGGCCCGGCACGCGGCGATCACCGACGCGTTGCGCCGGGCCCGGGAGTACGCCGAGGCGCTCGGTGCCCGGGTGACCGCCCTGCTGGAGCTGGCCGACACCGACGAGGGGTTCGGCGGGGGCGGGGCGATGTACGCCCGGCAGGCCCGGCAGGGCGGTCCGCCGGAGCTGGAGCTCGACCCCCGCCCGCAGTCGGTGCACGCGGTGGTGCGGGCCCGGTTCACCATCAGCGAGCCGGTCCTGACCTGA